In a genomic window of Tachysurus vachellii isolate PV-2020 chromosome 13, HZAU_Pvac_v1, whole genome shotgun sequence:
- the slitrk2 gene encoding SLIT and NTRK-like protein 2 encodes MLNNVLLLSVLTITGFSSRTESRKTSKDICKSRCPCEEKENALNINCENKGFTSVSSFQPPQNKISQLFLNGNFLTRLNANEFANYGNVTSLHLGNNGLQEIKTGAFNGLKNLKRLHLNNNNLEIIKEDTFSGLESLEYLQADYNYISAIEAGAFNKMNKLKVLILNDNLLLSLPNNIFRFVMLTHLDLRGNRLKTLPFAGVLEHIGGIMEIQLEENPWNCTCDLVPLKAWLDTIAVFVGDVVCETPFRLHGKDVTQLIKQDLCPRRTTGDSTPRAMQPPPPDPQHRVPEPTSRTHFTPTRAPKASRPPRMRSRPTPRVTSGRDKHVFGPIMVYQTRSPVPMTCPSICVCTSQSPDSGLNVNCQERKLHNISDLQPKPSYPKKLHLTGNHLQIIYRPDLTEYSTLELLHLGNNRIAIIQDGAFENLTNLRRLYLNGNYIESLTQALFAGLQSLQYLYLEYNIIKDILPNTFNSLHNLQLLFLNNNLLRSLPDNVFGGTMLTRLNLRNNHFSHLPVSGVLDQLSAFVQIDLQENPWECTCGIVPLKNWMELSSTSVVVNEITCDSPSKHAGRLLRSLRNDAICAENDETPAPATKAPTVISISTEVTPSSAATPTEDTQPETHPEVPLSVLILGLLVVFILSVCFGAGIFVFVLKRRKAVESVPTTAAANSLDLSSFQAHYDHYDTEQSTGKREGHVYNYIPAAVGQMCPNPIYVQKENEHVAYYRNLKELGFGAPEPKREEFGRSPTYTISTLERVDENPQHGSCEPELLYQNVAERVRELPNAAPFGYSFCTLPKRPLAPPYEASGHPNRERLNKTVLYGTPRKHAEQLLPAKLKAEPDYLEVLEKHTTMSQL; translated from the coding sequence atgttgaacaaCGTTTTGCTGCTAAGCGTGTTGACAATAACCGGCTTCTCCTCGCGGACGGAGAGCCGCAAAACTTCGAAGGACATTTGTAAGAGCCGCTGTCCGTGCGAGGAGAAGGAAAACGCGCTAAACATAAACTGCGAGAACAAAGGATTTACGAGTGTGAGTTCGTTTCAGCCGCCGCAGAATAAAATAAGCCAGCTTTTCCTGAACGGGAACTTTCTCACAAGACTGAACGCCAACGAGTTCGCCAATTACGGTAATGTCACATCTCTCCATTTGGGCAATAACGGGCTGCAGGAGATTAAAACGGGGGCGTTCAATGGCCTGAAAAACCTCAAACGCCTTCATCTGAACAACAACAATTTGGAGATTATAAAAGAAGATACGTTTTCTGGCTTAGAAAGTTTAGAGTATTTGCAGGCTGATTACAATTATATAAGTGCCATAGAGGCAGGTGCATTCAATAAGATGAACAAGCTCAAGGTCTTAATACTTAATGATAACCTTTTGCTCTCTTTGCCTAACAATATATTTCGATTTGTGATGCTGACACATTTGGATTTGAGGGGAAACCGGCTGAAGACGCTACCGTTTGCTGGCGTTCTGGAGCACATAGGAGGCATTATGGAGATACAGCTGGAGGAAAACCCATGGAACTGTACATGTGACCTCGTGCCACTCAAGGCCTGGCTGGATACCATTGCGGTGTTTGTGGGCGATGTTGTTTGTGAGACGCCCTTTCGTTTGCATGGCAAAGATGTTACGCAGCTCATAAAGCAGGACCTCTGCCCCAGGCGCACTACTGGTGACTCTACGCCACGGGCCATGCAGCCACCGCCTCCTGATCCCCAGCATCGGGTCCCAGAACCTACATCACGCACACATTTTACGCCTACCAGAGCACCTAAGGCATCCCGCCCTCCCAGGATGAGGAGCCGCCCTACTCCACGTGTTACTTCTGGCAGGGACAAGCATGTATTTGGCCCGATTATGGTTTATCAGACAAGGTCCCCTGTACCTATGACATGCCCGAGTATTTGCGTGTGCACATCCCAAAGCCCAGACAGTGGACTGAACGTTAACTGCCAAGAGAGGAAGCTTCACAACATCTCTGATCTGCAACCCAAACCGTCATATCCAAAGAAGCTACATTTAACTGGAAACCATTTGCAGATCATATACAGGCCTGATCTGACAGAATATAGTACCCTGGAACTTCTCCACCTGGGGAATAACAGAATCGCTATTATTCAGGATGGGGCCTTTGAGAATCTGACCAATTTGCGCAGGCTTTACCTCAACGGCAACTATATTGAAAGTTTAACGCAGGCCTTGTTTGCCGGGCTACAGAGCTTGCAGTACCTCTACTTAGAGTACAACATTATCAAGGACATTTTGCCGAACACTTTTAACTCACTGCACAACCTGCAGCTTCTCTTTCTCAACAACAACCTGCTGAGGTCCCTCCCTGACAATGTATTTGGGGGCACAATGCTAACAAGGCTCAATCTCAGGAACAATCACTTCTCGCATTTGCCCGTGAGTGGGGTGCTTGACCAGCTCTCAGCATTTGTACAGATTGATCTCCAGGAGAACCCGTGGGAATGCACATGTGGCATTGTGCCGCTGAAGAACTGGATGGAGCTGTCCAGCACTAGTGTGGTTGTCAATGAGATCACATGTGATTCTCCCTCAAAGCATGCAGGTCGCCTCCTGCGGTCATTACGCAATGATGCTATCTGCGCCGAGAATGACGAGACTCCGGCACCAGCTACCAAGGCACCAACTGTAATCAGCATTAGCACTGAAGTCACTCCATCATCTGCCGCGACCCCTACAGAAGACACACAGCCTGAAACACACCCGGAAGTACCCTTATCGGTTCTCATCTTGGGCTTGCTTGTTGTGTTCATTCTCTCAGTGTGTTTTGGTGCTGGAATCTTTGTCTTTGTGCTCAAGAGGCGCAAAGCAGTAGAGAGTGTCCCAACTACTGCAGCTGCCAATAGCCTGGATCTAAGCTCTTTCCAAGCGCATTATGACCACTATGACACAGAACAAAGCACAGGCAAAAGAGAGGGCCATGTCTACAACTACATCCCTGCCGCTGTTGGCCAGATGTGCCCGAACCCTATTTATGTGCAGAAGGAAAATGAGCATGTAGCCTACTATCGCAACTTGAAAGAACTGGGATTTGGAGCACCAGAGCCCAAGAGGGAGGAGTTTGGTCGTAGTCCCACTTACACAATAAGCACTTTGGAACGTGTGGATGAGAATCCCCAGCATGGCAGCTGTGAACCTGAACTGCTCTACCAGAACGTAGCAGAGAGGGTAAGAGAGCTGCCGAACGCTGCTCCCTTTGGTTACAGCTTTTGCACTCTGCCCAAAAGGCCATTAGCGCCACCATACGAGGCTTCAGGGCATCCCAACCGGGAGCGACTGAACAAAACTGTCTTGTATGGGACGCCAAGAAAGCACGCTGAACAGCTGCTCCCTGCAAAGCTAAAAGCGGAGCCGGACTACCTCGAGGTTctggaaaaacacactacaatGAGTCAGCTGTAA